tgcactcaggaatcacccctggcggtgctcaggggaccatatgggatgctgggaatcgaacccgggtcagctgcgtgcaaggcaaatgccctacctgctgtgctattgctccagcccctgggatattttatctttatgttaTTCTCTACCcagttcctttttttccttcaatggcgtttatgttttattgattgattttggtttggggtaaACCCTacctgctcagggtttactcatgactctgctcagggaccacgcctgACGAGGCTCATTGGACCggagggagagcagggctggctgCAGCAAggcaggcaagcatcctaccctctagtactatctctccagtccccgaaTCACTTTTAAAACAACACTAGAAACATTTGGGGTCAGGCATTTGACTCCGTTGTAGAGCCCATGCCACAAATGCataaggctctgggttcaactcccagcatcactgtctcactgtctcactgtcatcccattgctcgtcgattttcttgagtgggcaccagtaacgtttccattgtgagacttgtcaactcccagcattaaaaaaaaaaaagcaagaacacaTCCCAACACTGAATCCATACATTGCTTTGAAAGGAAAACACCTTAAATGGAAAGCCAGCATGAGCTGACATAGATCAGAGCAAAGACAAGGCTCTGAATCCTGTAACTAAATTCTAGCTGGCTGCATGTGCCGGGAGCCCAGGCCTCTGTTACAAGGGACTCAGAACCTTTCTCCTGAGGGGAGGAGCCCTGCGAAGCAGCTGTCCATAAAACAGCACTGGGCTCCTCGCACCCCTGCTACTGGCCTGGAATCCTAGTGACCGCTGGGCCGCTTGCTGTGTGTTAGGTGAGGGTTCGGGGCTGGGCATTCTCACTATCCTCAAGAGAAAACTGCAGCTCAGAGAGGTCAGAAGCCCACACagcatgggccagagcaatagttcagaggGTAAAAAGACTGACCAGGTTTTCATCCCCAGAGCAACTCTAGGAGtcaaccccgagcacagagccaggagcagtaagccctgagcaccgctgcatgTGGCTCGAAAACCACAACAGAAAATAAGACCACGCAGCTACACGGGGGCGGGGTGGAAATGATACCCAGGCCATGTGTGTCTTTAACCTGGAGTCTCTTGAAAGAGAACTGGAAAGGAATCCTTGGCTTGCTTCACAGCCTTGCTGCCAGGATGCCCCTAAAAACACACTTGGGAAAAAAACAGTAGTCTATATTGAGCTTCCTACTTGGGGGCCCAGGGGTGGGCTTTCAGGACGGGAGGCCAAGGAGGACCGAAGGGTCTATCTGGCACACCCATGCCCTTTCTCCTAGACACCCTCAATGGCAATGCTCCTTCTCTCAGGCCGTGCTCCTTACTCTCAGACTCTGCTCCTAACTCTCAGACCTTGCTCCTTACTCTCAGACCGTGCTCCTTACTCTCAGACCGTGCTCCTTACTCTCAGACCGTGCTCCTTACTCTCAGACTGTGCTTCTTACTCTCAGACCGTGCTCCTTACTCTCAGGCCGTGCTCCTTACTCTCACACTCTGCTCCTTACTCTCAGGCCATGCTCCTTACTCTCAGACTCTGCTCCTTACTCTCAGACCGTGCTCCTTACTCTCAGACTCTGCTCCTTAATCTCAGACCGTGCTCCTTACTCTCAGACTCTGCTCCTTACTCTCAGACTCTGCTCCTTACTCTCAGACTCTGCTCCTTACTCTCAGACCGTGCTCCTTACTCTCAGGCCGTGCTCCTTATTCCCAGCCTGTGCTCCTTATTCCCAGCCTGTGCTCCTTATTCCCAGCCTGTGTTCCTTATTCCCAGGTCGTGCTCCTTATTCCTAGACCGTGCTCCTTACTCTCAGGCTGTGCTCTGAATTCTCTTATTGGCACATTCTGCCTTCACAGCTCAGCAGTGACCAAAGGCAATTTAAAGCAGAATTTCAGAAAGGCAGAATCTATTTTCAGGGAATGGTTTGGATTACGGTCATTATTTTCAACAGCTGGGCTCCCTGTGTCCGATAAAGTCCTGTGTTGAGGTGTCACTcaagtctctctctgtgtctctctgtctctgtctccctctctctgtgtctgtttccctctgtctctgtctctgtctctctctctgtccttccccctcttcctcccccttccatCCCCCTCTGCTGTGCAGATGTACCAGATCGTCATCATCCAGACGGGGAGTTTTGACAGCCACAAAGCCGTGCTGGATCGGCGCTACTCAGACTTCGAGCGGCTGCAGAAAAGCCTGCTCAAGGCCTTCCGGGAGGAGATCGAGGACGTGGCCTTCCCCAAGAAGCACCTGCTGGGCAACTTCAGCGAGGAGATGGTGCGCGAGCGCAAGCTGGCCTTCAAGGAGTACCTGCGCGTGCTCTACGGCATCCGCTGCGTGCGCCGCTCGCGCGAGTTCATCGACTTCCTCACGCGGCCCGAGCTGCGCGAGGCCTTCGGCTGCCTGCGGGCCGGCCAGTACCCGCGCGCGCTGGACGTCCTGGTGCGCGTGCTGCCGCTGCAGGAGAAGCTGACCCCGCACTGCCCGGCGCTGCGCGTGCCCGCGCTCTGCGCCCTGCTGCTGTGCCACCGCGACCTGGAGCGGCCCCTCGAGGCCTTCGCCGCGGGCGAGCGCGCCCTGCGCTGCCTGCACGCCCGCGAGGGCCACCGCTACTACGCGCCGCTGCTCGACGCCATGGTCAGCCTGGCCTACGCGCTGGGCAAGGACTTCGCGTCCCTGAAGGCCAGGCTGGACGAGAGCCAGCTCCGGAGGCCCACCTCGCGGGTCTTCTCCCTGAAGGAGCTCACTGTCCGCGAGTACCTGTCCTAGGCGGTGGCCCTGCCCGTCCACCCCCGGTCCCCACCCTAGAACTCCGTCTTCCTGGCATAGGGGCCTGGGAttagggtgggggggcactgCTAGGCATGGCAGCCCCCAGACAAGGCTCACCCCCACGTCCTCCACTGACTGTGCTGTCGGCTCCCGTCCACCCGCGTGGCCAGCTCTCTGCCTCTCAGCACCTAGCCACCCGGACTCAGGCCAGCCTGCTCCCCACCggcccttggggtggggtgggggtcattTTCAGAGTAAACCCCAGCCTGTCCTAGGGGGCATTAGTCATGTGGGTCGTTCCCAGCGCTCTCTGGGGGCTCGGGTGCCCTGGCCGCAGCGGGAGGGTGACTAGGGACTTAAACTGTGAAGAGcctccctgagccctgggcctCTACCcctgcggggaggaggggagaaggttCAGCGGAGGCCCCCTTGGTCCCCCATGGGAGGGACAGTGTTCTTGGAACCTCCCCAATGCATCAGAGACGCCCCAACTGGGAGGGAACGGGTACCAGGGTTCCCGAGTGAAGGGGCGATGGGGACCGGGTTCAGCAGAGTCCAAAGCTGCCGGTACAGGTGGGTTCAAGCCCAAATACGTTGGAGACCAGAAGTCCCTGAAGACTGAGGCTGGGGCTCAAATGAGACCGTCCCCTGGGAACCGCAGTGCAGGTGCTcgctggcggggggagggggagtgtggcTAGGCACAGCCGTCCCCATAGTGGTGGGCAGCCCAGAAGGCCCAGGGGCTCTCACTGCGGGGCCCCACTGGGCTCTGTCCTGGCACCGTGGCTCCAAACAGGGTTCGGGCCTCTCCCGAAGACCAGGGGGATGGGGCCCCGGACAGGGACCGCCTGGACTTGAGTCCTGGACTATATATGGGGCATGCAGGGGCTACGGATCAACGAGCCCCAAGACCGCGGTGAAGGAGAGCCGACTGTGCCCGTTCTTCCATCAACTGTGAGTGCTGCCAATGCTCGCAGGACCCCAGGCAGCACATGCCTCGCCTcagggagtcctgggtttgatcccagccactGCTCTGAtcaatctcctgagcaccgctaggagcaaCCCCCTGACACTGTGCCAGGAGGCActgcaagcactgctgggtgtggccccaacgcaGAAACTGAACTGGATGCCACCGAGTGCCGTGTGGACACAGCGAGGAGAGTGCAGTCCTGTCTGCCCGCCAGCCCTGGGCATCAAGTGATCATCACACCTTAGGAGGCGGTACCCGGGCTCCTGGCCTCCTGGTACTCTGACATCAGGAAGGCTCCCAGATTGAGGGGGTGCTGTGCTTCCACTGCTCTCTGGATTCACTGCCTGCCCCCTGCAAAGAGTGAGCATTCCCAGCCCCCAAAGACCCCAGAGTGGCCCCCGCCAGCCTTGGCTCCGGATTGTGCGTATTCTTTCCCGCCAGCCAGAGCGCTCTGTCCATGCAAGTTCTCATCTCAGCAAGCAATCCTGCGGGTGGCAGGCCTACGAGAGTGGGGGACACCCCGGCAGTGAACAGGACAGTTGGGGGACATGTTAGAATGGGAAACGGAAACGGGAACAAATGGCTTTTTCAGCCAGAAggtcagggaaggcttcctggaggaggaaagATTTCAGCAAGCCTGTGAGAGGACAAGGACAACGGCGGGGTCCCACGCACAGACATTCAGGTTCGTCAGACCGAGGAGGAACTTAGTTTCTACAGGTCCTGGAACAGACCAACTTGGCACCCACCGGAAGCAAAGGCACAGCCTTGTGTCTTCCACTTTCACTTTGTCACTTCTGCTTTgccttctttctcccctcctggGGACAGGGGACAAGACGACTGCAGCCGGGATAGCCCCAGCGCCCCATCCCAGCAGCCTGGAGACCCCCTTGTGTGCTCTCTGTACGGCCTGTAGGAGACACCCTAGGTCCTGTTGTTGGGGGCCCTGCAGGAGGCTGCCCCCCTCCTCGGGGGCAGCGGCAGGAGTCGTCGATGTGAGCGGTGTGGTTTTCTGCTCTGCCTTGTGGCCATCCCCGTAGATCTCACTCCTAGAGCAGACGAAGAGTCACAGCGAACTTGAGTGGAAGGCAGGTAtttccccgcgcccctgccctcccACGTGCAGAGCGCCCCCTACTGGCAACCATCCCTTTCCAAGTGGAGCACTTGTCGCAAGGAATTGCTGATTCTGCAGACAGTCACCCACCGTTATGCCTAACTCCCCACTGTCTCTAGTGGGCCTTACGGTTTACAAACCCCTGGGGGTGTAAATGATATGAACATGGACAAATGTCTCTTGCATTGATGTATCTCTCCTCTTACTGTATCGTATTCAGTGGGATAAAATGAAAGAAGCTTTAGAAtgtgattatattttctttattcgcCATGGCTATTACCCTATAATGTATAATGTTCTTCCAGATTGCTTTTTGTAGTTTCTTTGCATTCAAATAGGTGCAATGGTCACTTCAATTATCTTGTATAATTTCCCCCAGGTTTCC
This Sorex araneus isolate mSorAra2 chromosome 8, mSorAra2.pri, whole genome shotgun sequence DNA region includes the following protein-coding sequences:
- the SNX20 gene encoding sorting nexin-20, yielding MASYEHPGSPEWRGPQAQRTAGTRQEISAAGSDDDLPGPEDSGAPGSPSSHSSMTTRELQEYWQREKGSHRHVKLLFEIASARIEERKVSKFVMYQIVIIQTGSFDSHKAVLDRRYSDFERLQKSLLKAFREEIEDVAFPKKHLLGNFSEEMVRERKLAFKEYLRVLYGIRCVRRSREFIDFLTRPELREAFGCLRAGQYPRALDVLVRVLPLQEKLTPHCPALRVPALCALLLCHRDLERPLEAFAAGERALRCLHAREGHRYYAPLLDAMVSLAYALGKDFASLKARLDESQLRRPTSRVFSLKELTVREYLS